In the Oceanibaculum nanhaiense genome, one interval contains:
- a CDS encoding DUF4194 domain-containing protein yields MIVSRWASQEAGKDPNSTAEELTETANRLLHRQFITRSDLGGAAHFERVQRHLDYFQELFASLGFRLVFNDGWGYVGFVSPQAYGNARVPTQETIILLCVRLLYSEGAKKGYFIDGSADILVDEEEIQTVYSSFGARRLKPGELREILTQFRRRGLVSFDQTHSLNVDVEVSLRPTLLEVVDESFLARIGAWRDASSSQPETAAADEEHPLAAIEVDADAEAADTRRR; encoded by the coding sequence ATGATCGTATCGCGCTGGGCCTCACAGGAGGCTGGAAAGGACCCTAATTCGACGGCCGAAGAGTTGACTGAGACGGCCAACCGGCTCCTCCATCGTCAATTCATCACCCGTAGCGATTTAGGAGGCGCCGCTCATTTCGAACGCGTCCAGCGCCATCTCGACTATTTCCAGGAGCTTTTCGCGTCGCTCGGGTTCCGGTTGGTCTTCAACGACGGCTGGGGCTATGTGGGCTTTGTCAGTCCTCAGGCCTATGGGAACGCACGGGTCCCGACGCAGGAAACGATCATCCTGCTCTGCGTACGGCTACTATACTCCGAGGGTGCCAAGAAGGGGTACTTCATCGATGGGAGCGCCGACATTCTGGTCGATGAGGAGGAAATCCAGACTGTCTATTCGTCATTTGGGGCGCGGCGCCTGAAGCCGGGCGAGCTTCGCGAAATCCTGACGCAGTTCAGGCGTCGCGGCCTGGTGAGTTTTGATCAGACCCATTCGCTGAACGTCGATGTCGAGGTGTCGTTGCGCCCGACCCTGCTTGAGGTCGTTGACGAGTCGTTTCTGGCACGGATCGGCGCATGGCGTGATGCGTCATCGTCGCAGCCGGAGACTGCCGCCGCGGACGAGGAACACCCGTTGGCCGCAATCGAAGTCGATGCGGACGCCGAGGCCGCTGACACGCGACGGAGGTGA
- a CDS encoding Wadjet anti-phage system protein JetA family protein, with protein MSLLDTVPYTLFRMLCSPARIRNVAVLEQIFAQFFDDFSAAPKKAEVIQVIREVINDPAYNALADDDDSGASDTAEYLVFNKLRDDGWVMEVRNRRVVEVHMPREAHALLSVLVGLGEELKVDISAEASLIDTGILAAYDAPADKVMNIASARRQATQLRRSIDGVLTSLFRIEEDLMQSEDLTDLLQRFMESFVDKLLLQNYRSLKASAYNPMRFQRSIIDTTERFINDEGQIARAATALADQGLAQDIPSATAQIRGDLVRVRDVFASLGDKLDLIDRFSHRLERRIATTVRYQETARDVREEALREAVRGAFACLDAGASACVSPFPGLPVPLSTATLALPRKARDPIEPQVRRQNAVDPVDLKREELMDDYVARMAVTPRAIVARLREFATGGEYVDLDSFEPRDARDIAVLFEARAGHLESLPGLEFKRMNNMGNCRYISGPKIFVRLKEDER; from the coding sequence ATGTCCCTGCTGGACACAGTCCCCTACACGCTGTTCCGGATGCTGTGCTCGCCTGCGCGCATCCGCAATGTCGCTGTCCTCGAACAGATATTCGCCCAGTTCTTCGATGACTTCTCCGCCGCCCCCAAGAAGGCCGAAGTCATTCAGGTCATTCGCGAGGTCATCAACGACCCCGCCTATAACGCGCTCGCGGACGACGATGACAGCGGGGCTAGCGATACGGCGGAATACCTCGTTTTCAACAAGCTTCGTGACGACGGCTGGGTCATGGAGGTCAGGAATCGGCGGGTGGTGGAAGTCCATATGCCGCGCGAGGCGCATGCGCTTCTGTCGGTTCTGGTAGGACTCGGAGAGGAACTGAAGGTCGATATCTCGGCGGAAGCCAGCCTCATCGATACCGGCATTCTTGCCGCATACGACGCGCCCGCGGACAAGGTCATGAACATCGCGAGCGCTCGCCGCCAGGCGACCCAACTCCGGCGTTCCATTGACGGCGTTCTGACTTCGCTATTTCGGATTGAGGAAGACCTGATGCAGTCGGAGGATTTGACCGATCTGCTTCAGCGCTTCATGGAAAGCTTTGTCGACAAGCTGCTCCTGCAAAACTACAGAAGCCTGAAAGCCTCTGCCTACAATCCAATGCGCTTCCAGCGCAGCATCATCGACACCACAGAACGCTTCATCAATGACGAGGGCCAGATCGCCCGGGCTGCGACCGCGCTTGCTGATCAGGGGCTGGCTCAAGACATACCATCCGCGACAGCGCAAATCCGAGGCGACCTTGTCCGCGTACGAGATGTATTTGCCAGTCTCGGTGACAAGCTCGACCTGATCGACCGGTTTTCGCACAGGCTGGAACGCCGGATCGCCACGACGGTCCGGTATCAGGAAACGGCCCGGGATGTCCGCGAAGAAGCTTTGCGCGAGGCAGTCCGAGGCGCCTTTGCCTGTCTGGACGCTGGTGCCTCGGCCTGTGTCAGCCCGTTTCCTGGCCTACCGGTCCCCCTTTCGACAGCTACGCTGGCGCTCCCCCGGAAAGCTCGCGACCCGATCGAGCCTCAAGTCCGAAGGCAGAACGCGGTCGATCCGGTCGATCTGAAACGCGAAGAGCTCATGGACGACTACGTCGCTCGCATGGCCGTTACGCCGCGCGCTATCGTCGCGCGGCTCCGGGAGTTCGCCACAGGCGGGGAGTATGTCGATCTCGACAGTTTCGAACCGAGGGATGCGCGCGACATCGCAGTTCTATTCGAGGCTCGGGCAGGACATCTGGAATCTCTACCTGGACTAGAATTCAAACGAATGAATAATATGGGTAATTGCAGATATATATCTGGCCCCAAGATATTCGTTCGACTCAAAGAAGATGAAAGATGA
- a CDS encoding DNA-binding protein encodes MPRPPKYTDDDIAEAIDSLIGEGKEVNPSRVKQLLGGGNVERIKGVIDRRGVGPRSAKADTPDLPPSMMAELRRHNDQSVDEIRRLTAKLWQLACDELSKGQKNEGAALRSRISDLEKKLSEADRQLQQATSEAHRESRTLTIENRQLVDQCGQLKEALRNAESDLRASEKLIAVLERAQRQDREEIRSLQKRVEELVAELATIKAKNQE; translated from the coding sequence ATGCCTCGACCGCCGAAGTATACCGACGATGACATCGCGGAGGCCATCGATTCCCTGATCGGCGAGGGGAAGGAGGTCAACCCGTCACGAGTGAAGCAGCTGCTTGGCGGAGGAAATGTCGAGAGAATCAAGGGGGTCATCGATCGGAGAGGCGTAGGCCCGCGCAGTGCCAAGGCCGACACGCCAGATTTGCCGCCCTCCATGATGGCGGAGCTTAGGCGGCACAACGATCAGAGCGTCGACGAAATTCGGCGTCTCACCGCGAAGTTGTGGCAGTTGGCCTGTGATGAATTATCGAAAGGCCAGAAGAACGAGGGCGCCGCACTACGCAGCCGTATCTCCGATTTGGAGAAAAAACTGTCAGAAGCAGATCGTCAGCTTCAGCAAGCTACTTCGGAAGCCCATCGTGAAAGTAGGACATTGACGATCGAAAACAGGCAACTCGTGGACCAGTGCGGGCAATTGAAGGAAGCGCTGCGAAACGCCGAGAGTGATTTACGCGCGTCCGAGAAACTTATCGCAGTCCTCGAAAGAGCGCAGCGCCAGGATAGGGAAGAGATCCGCTCGCTGCAGAAGCGGGTGGAAGAGCTTGTGGCGGAGCTCGCCACCATCAAGGCAAAAAACCAAGAATAG
- a CDS encoding DNA -binding domain-containing protein produces MTELDPDVADDVPWSDSVTRYDEQHFVTYLRLLDADDEGADWREVARIVLHRNPAAEPDRTRHCWEAHLKRAKWMTERGYRQLLTDARDSQR; encoded by the coding sequence ATGACCGAGCTTGATCCCGACGTTGCCGACGACGTGCCTTGGTCAGACAGCGTCACCCGCTACGACGAGCAGCACTTCGTCACCTACCTGCGGCTGCTGGATGCAGACGACGAGGGAGCCGACTGGCGAGAGGTGGCGCGGATCGTCCTGCACCGCAATCCGGCGGCCGAGCCTGACCGGACACGGCACTGCTGGGAAGCTCACCTCAAACGGGCCAAGTGGATGACGGAGCGGGGCTATCGGCAACTATTGACAGACGCGCGAGACTCCCAGCGCTGA
- a CDS encoding helix-turn-helix domain-containing protein, protein MPKSLRTPRQERLQALLAQVRKARKLTQSDVAKRLDRPQSFVAKYEGGERRLDVVEFVEVAEALETDPCALLSNLLHADEPLPPAIQGRRPRRTRA, encoded by the coding sequence ATGCCCAAATCGCTCCGCACGCCGCGGCAAGAACGACTGCAAGCATTATTAGCCCAAGTCCGGAAAGCCAGGAAGCTCACGCAATCCGATGTTGCCAAACGGCTCGATCGCCCGCAGTCCTTTGTCGCCAAGTATGAAGGCGGGGAGCGTAGGCTGGATGTCGTTGAATTCGTTGAGGTCGCCGAAGCGCTTGAAACAGACCCCTGCGCATTACTCTCGAACCTTCTTCACGCCGACGAGCCTTTGCCGCCTGCGATCCAAGGTCGCCGACCAAGGCGCACCAGAGCCTAG
- a CDS encoding helix-turn-helix domain-containing protein: MPDSQPKSQIELLDFGSETPSARLSYAERVVHDGVGVSRCTLQPNPGTEIGATQFTVAIHEGTPFQMEWRLPEMRETERRRIVSGDLHVNSGDRPIFQRWTSSPRILVIAMEQAFIKQIVGEAFDGKELELRTQIGIRDPVIEGMAAAWRRELAERGAGGRLYTEGLGSALAVHVFRAYGDGLSRSPPVIGGLGALRLRRVVDYIEAHLADDISLSDLAGLAGLSTHHFGEAFKASTGTSPHRYLIERRILRAKELLLGAEQSIAEIAISVGFASHSHFTDNFRKLTGTTPSRFRIDRT, translated from the coding sequence ATGCCGGATTCGCAGCCCAAGAGCCAAATAGAATTGCTCGACTTCGGCTCCGAAACTCCTTCGGCTCGGTTGTCCTACGCCGAGCGGGTTGTCCATGACGGCGTCGGCGTCAGCCGCTGCACATTGCAGCCGAACCCGGGAACTGAGATCGGCGCCACGCAGTTCACGGTCGCCATTCACGAGGGCACGCCGTTCCAGATGGAATGGCGGCTGCCGGAAATGCGTGAAACGGAGCGCCGCCGGATCGTCTCCGGCGATCTCCATGTCAACTCCGGGGACCGCCCGATCTTTCAGCGCTGGACGAGTTCGCCGCGCATTCTCGTCATCGCGATGGAACAGGCCTTCATCAAGCAGATCGTCGGCGAGGCCTTCGATGGGAAGGAGCTGGAGCTGAGGACCCAGATCGGCATCCGGGATCCGGTCATCGAGGGCATGGCTGCGGCGTGGCGCCGGGAACTGGCCGAACGCGGCGCGGGCGGGCGGCTCTATACTGAGGGGTTGGGGTCGGCGCTCGCCGTGCATGTCTTCCGTGCCTATGGCGATGGGCTCAGCCGGTCGCCGCCAGTGATCGGCGGACTCGGCGCGCTGCGCCTGCGGCGCGTCGTCGACTACATCGAAGCACACCTCGCCGACGACATCAGCCTGAGCGACCTGGCGGGGCTGGCAGGCTTGAGCACACATCATTTTGGCGAGGCCTTCAAGGCCTCCACCGGCACATCGCCGCATCGCTACCTGATCGAACGGCGCATCCTCCGGGCAAAGGAACTGTTGCTCGGCGCCGAACAGTCTATCGCCGAGATCGCGATCTCCGTTGGCTTCGCCAGCCACAGCCACTTCACCGACAATTTCCGGAAGCTAACGGGCACCACGCCGTCGCGCTTCCGTATAGACCGGACCTGA
- a CDS encoding transcriptional regulator domain-containing protein, giving the protein MAKEIPQEPGEPSRADWRDPTNYKSLLTLDRSGWAWNWLRRNPDYIARTSQLLARRRLEQPGTRLRVITTSDAEEARDWGLHFRGGADPPGNRCLHLLASRLGYIGAGCRDAASAARRWRCLRHPPFRQRGDRTMVP; this is encoded by the coding sequence ATGGCAAAGGAGATTCCTCAAGAACCCGGCGAACCGTCGCGCGCCGATTGGCGCGATCCCACGAACTACAAATCCCTGCTGACTCTTGACCGTTCCGGCTGGGCTTGGAATTGGCTCCGCCGAAATCCCGACTACATTGCCCGAACGAGTCAACTTCTTGCGCGTAGGCGGCTCGAACAGCCCGGCACGCGATTGCGCGTCATCACCACATCGGATGCCGAGGAGGCGCGCGATTGGGGTTTGCACTTTCGCGGAGGCGCCGATCCGCCCGGCAACCGATGCCTGCATCTTCTGGCGAGCCGATTGGGATACATCGGTGCTGGCTGCCGAGACGCTGCCAGTGCGGCACGGCGATGGCGATGCCTTCGACATCCGCCGTTTCGACAGCGTGGCGACCGTACTATGGTGCCCTGA
- a CDS encoding DNA -binding domain-containing protein has protein sequence MLAAETLPVRHGDGDAFDIRRFDSVATVLWCPDGHEHLLLSDGVHHLQMEVTAGSLLDGPVRFRYELSGFKHIEAKTLTLRRLMLLHRLGRFPSGLYPPERRARRWAMALRAHDAVGAGASHREIAAALFGEKGVKEDWCGRSDYLRLRVQRLLRMADKLVNGGYRDLLR, from the coding sequence GTGCTGGCTGCCGAGACGCTGCCAGTGCGGCACGGCGATGGCGATGCCTTCGACATCCGCCGTTTCGACAGCGTGGCGACCGTACTATGGTGCCCTGACGGCCACGAGCATCTGCTCCTCAGTGATGGGGTACATCACCTCCAGATGGAAGTGACGGCGGGCAGCCTGCTCGATGGCCCCGTTCGCTTCCGCTACGAGCTGTCCGGCTTCAAGCATATCGAGGCGAAGACGCTGACGCTGCGCCGCCTGATGCTGCTCCACCGCCTTGGACGCTTCCCGAGCGGGCTCTATCCCCCGGAACGCCGCGCCCGCCGCTGGGCGATGGCGCTTCGGGCCCATGACGCGGTGGGGGCCGGTGCCAGTCATCGCGAAATCGCCGCGGCGCTCTTCGGCGAGAAGGGCGTCAAGGAAGATTGGTGCGGCCGGTCAGACTATCTGCGCCTTCGGGTACAACGGCTCCTCCGAATGGCGGACAAGCTGGTGAACGGCGGCTATCGCGATCTCTTGCGATGA
- a CDS encoding ArdC family protein, with protein MSRSTACARSGRDRASLYQEITDKFIAELEAGRVPWVQPWGTTAAKASLAMPKNAATSHCYSGINVLILWRAVVERGFSGQRWLTFRQALGLGGHVRKGETGTTVVYADRFVPDEERRRAERDGDEPGAIPFLKRFTVFNTDQCEGLPRELSTSPPPVAEGMILPQAEALIAATGADFRIGGDRAFYSPSHDFVQVPRPDAYFEPINWHRTALHELGHWSGHPSRLGRDLSGGFGSVPYAKEELCAEMTSAFVCATLGIVPTVRHADYLGSWLEVLREDDRAIVRAASAASKAADYLLTFQSHPDEPVDMAADEDEQEAA; from the coding sequence ATGTCACGTTCAACCGCTTGCGCTCGCTCCGGTCGGGACCGGGCGAGCCTCTATCAGGAAATCACCGACAAGTTTATCGCCGAGCTGGAGGCAGGCCGCGTGCCCTGGGTCCAGCCCTGGGGCACGACGGCGGCGAAGGCATCGCTCGCCATGCCGAAGAATGCTGCGACCAGCCATTGCTACTCCGGGATCAATGTGCTGATCCTGTGGCGTGCAGTCGTAGAGCGCGGCTTTTCGGGCCAGCGCTGGCTCACGTTTCGCCAGGCGCTTGGGCTCGGCGGCCATGTCCGTAAGGGCGAGACCGGCACGACTGTCGTCTATGCCGACCGCTTCGTTCCCGACGAGGAGCGCCGGCGGGCCGAACGCGACGGGGACGAGCCGGGGGCCATCCCTTTCCTGAAGCGCTTCACGGTCTTCAACACCGACCAATGCGAGGGCCTGCCGCGGGAGCTCTCGACCTCGCCGCCGCCCGTGGCAGAGGGCATGATCCTGCCGCAGGCCGAGGCCCTGATCGCGGCCACGGGCGCGGATTTCCGCATCGGCGGCGACCGAGCCTTCTACAGCCCATCGCACGATTTCGTCCAAGTGCCTCGGCCCGACGCCTACTTCGAGCCGATCAACTGGCACCGCACGGCGCTGCACGAGCTCGGCCATTGGAGCGGCCATCCCTCCCGGCTCGGCCGTGACCTGTCGGGCGGGTTCGGTTCCGTGCCCTATGCCAAAGAAGAGCTCTGTGCGGAGATGACCAGTGCCTTCGTCTGCGCCACGCTCGGCATCGTGCCGACCGTGCGGCACGCCGACTACCTCGGATCCTGGCTCGAGGTGCTGCGCGAGGATGACCGCGCCATCGTTCGTGCCGCGAGCGCCGCGTCAAAAGCCGCGGACTATCTGCTCACCTTCCAGTCGCATCCCGACGAGCCCGTCGATATGGCGGCCGACGAAGACGAGCAGGAGGCGGCGTGA
- the dmeF gene encoding CDF family Co(II)/Ni(II) efflux transporter DmeF: MHSDSVESWQHDHVFLGADHARNERRTWIVIGLTAVMMFGEIIAGAMFGSMALLADGFHMATHAGALTIAAVAYLYARRNAHDERFTFGTGKLGELAGYSSAVILAVIALLIGFESVLRLTAPIPIRFNEAIAVAVLGLIVNLVSAWLLHDGGHHDHQHHDHGRQDGHPHAHAHGHQDHNLRSAYFHVLTDALTSVLAIAGLLGGRFYGWLWMDPLMGIVGGVVIARWSWGLLRDAGAVLLDTMPDTALSEQIRHTLEHDGDRVSDLHLWRIGPGHMAVIVSVISDRPQEPGHYKARLRELPQLSHVTVEIHRCEHARQAA, encoded by the coding sequence ATGCACTCCGATTCCGTCGAGTCCTGGCAACACGATCATGTTTTCCTTGGTGCGGATCATGCCCGCAACGAGCGGCGGACCTGGATCGTCATCGGCCTGACGGCTGTGATGATGTTCGGAGAGATCATCGCCGGAGCCATGTTCGGGTCGATGGCGCTGCTGGCCGACGGTTTTCACATGGCGACCCATGCCGGGGCGCTTACGATTGCGGCTGTCGCCTATCTCTACGCACGCCGCAACGCTCACGACGAGCGCTTCACATTCGGAACCGGCAAGCTCGGAGAGCTGGCCGGATATTCAAGCGCCGTCATCTTGGCAGTTATCGCCCTGTTGATCGGGTTCGAGTCCGTGCTCCGCCTCACCGCGCCTATCCCTATTCGCTTCAATGAGGCCATTGCCGTGGCTGTTTTGGGACTGATCGTCAATCTGGTGAGCGCGTGGCTGCTCCACGACGGCGGTCACCACGATCATCAGCACCATGACCATGGTCGGCAGGACGGTCACCCACACGCGCATGCGCATGGCCATCAGGATCATAATCTGCGTTCCGCCTATTTCCATGTCCTCACCGATGCGCTGACCTCTGTTCTGGCGATCGCTGGACTGCTCGGCGGGCGGTTTTACGGCTGGCTCTGGATGGACCCGCTCATGGGGATTGTGGGAGGCGTCGTTATTGCCCGTTGGTCATGGGGACTGCTTCGGGACGCGGGGGCGGTTCTGCTCGACACGATGCCGGACACCGCTCTGTCGGAGCAGATCCGCCATACACTCGAACATGATGGGGATCGGGTTTCAGATCTGCATCTGTGGCGGATCGGCCCCGGCCATATGGCGGTGATCGTATCGGTCATATCTGATCGCCCCCAAGAACCCGGCCACTACAAAGCGAGGCTCCGCGAGCTGCCGCAGCTCTCCCACGTCACGGTCGAAATTCACCGCTGCGAACACGCGCGGCAAGCAGCATAA
- a CDS encoding metal-sensing transcriptional repressor — translation MSHADNPDILRRLRRAEGHLSTVVRMVVEGRDGMVIAQQMQAVIKALEKAKQMLIIDHIDHHLGEVTGPLPPEVQQKIAEFREITKYL, via the coding sequence ATGAGCCATGCAGACAATCCGGATATTCTCAGGCGTCTTCGCCGCGCCGAAGGCCATCTCTCAACTGTCGTCCGTATGGTCGTCGAGGGACGGGACGGAATGGTGATCGCCCAACAGATGCAGGCCGTGATCAAGGCACTAGAGAAGGCTAAGCAGATGCTGATCATCGATCACATCGACCACCACTTGGGGGAGGTTACGGGCCCGCTACCGCCTGAAGTTCAACAGAAGATCGCGGAGTTCCGCGAGATTACGAAATACCTCTAA
- a CDS encoding ParB/RepB/Spo0J family partition protein produces the protein MATANPKIVLSRSQDIPFNKLVLSQANVRRVKAGISVEDLAEDIARRTLLQSLSVRPVLNAEGVATGMYEVPAGGRRFRALELLVKQKRMAKTQPVPCVVREGGTPEEDSLAENVQRVALHPLDQFRAFQTLRDSGLGEDEIAARFFVSPSVVKQRLKLASVSPKLLDIYAGDEMTLEQLMAFTVTNDHDRQEQVWEQLARSYNKEPYYIRRQLTEGAIRASDKRAQFVGIEVYEAAGGAVMRDLFQQDDGGWLQDPALLDRLVVEKLTKEAEALRGEGWKWIEVAAEFPYGHTAGLRRLAGETASPTDEEQATHDALRAEYNKLEETYAEVEELPDEVDQRLGEIETALEAFDDRPVIYDPADIARAGAFVSIDGDGDLRIERGYVRPEDEAPAEPDADGDAPEGSEDDGDVQRTVVTIGGNGSSASAETAEEEDGIKPLPDRLVTELTAHRTLALRDALANDPDTAFVAVLHALCLNAFYRYASETCLEIAAKSASFGTQAPGLNDSASAKAIEGRHAQWAGQLPKDASDLWNALIAFDGDSRASLFAHCASLSVNAVHEPWNRNPRRIVHAGRVARAVGLDMVAAGWTPTVDNYLGRVTKARILEAVREAKGEASAQLIDHLKKPDMAKEAERLLAGSGWLPEPLRLPDAETAVDEPATTENLPAFLDDDEGASVDSDPKEPQPPAIAAE, from the coding sequence ATGGCAACCGCCAATCCCAAGATCGTCCTGAGCCGGTCCCAGGACATTCCCTTCAACAAGCTGGTGCTGTCCCAGGCGAACGTCCGCCGGGTGAAGGCCGGCATCTCGGTCGAGGACCTGGCCGAGGATATCGCCCGGCGCACGCTCCTGCAGAGCTTGAGCGTGCGGCCGGTACTGAACGCTGAGGGCGTCGCGACCGGCATGTACGAGGTTCCGGCCGGCGGCCGGCGCTTCCGTGCGCTCGAACTGCTCGTGAAGCAGAAGCGCATGGCCAAGACCCAGCCCGTGCCGTGCGTCGTGCGCGAAGGCGGGACGCCCGAGGAGGACAGCCTGGCCGAGAACGTCCAGCGCGTCGCGCTCCATCCGCTCGACCAGTTCCGGGCCTTCCAGACCCTTCGCGACTCCGGCCTGGGTGAGGACGAGATCGCCGCCCGTTTCTTCGTCAGCCCCAGCGTCGTGAAGCAGCGCCTGAAGCTCGCATCGGTCTCGCCGAAGCTCCTCGACATCTATGCCGGCGACGAGATGACGCTCGAGCAGCTCATGGCCTTCACCGTCACCAATGACCATGACCGGCAGGAGCAGGTGTGGGAGCAGCTTGCCCGCTCCTACAACAAGGAGCCCTATTACATCCGCCGCCAACTTACCGAAGGCGCCATCCGTGCCTCCGACAAGCGGGCGCAATTCGTTGGCATCGAGGTCTACGAGGCGGCCGGTGGCGCCGTCATGCGCGATCTCTTCCAGCAGGACGATGGCGGCTGGCTGCAGGATCCGGCACTGCTCGACCGGCTCGTCGTCGAGAAGCTGACCAAAGAGGCGGAGGCGCTCCGCGGCGAGGGCTGGAAATGGATCGAGGTCGCGGCGGAGTTTCCCTACGGCCATACCGCCGGTCTCCGCCGCCTTGCCGGGGAGACGGCATCGCCTACCGACGAGGAGCAGGCGACCCACGACGCGCTGCGCGCCGAGTACAACAAGCTGGAGGAGACCTACGCGGAGGTCGAAGAACTCCCCGACGAGGTCGACCAGCGTCTCGGCGAGATCGAGACAGCGCTGGAGGCGTTCGACGATCGCCCTGTGATCTACGATCCCGCCGACATTGCCCGTGCCGGCGCCTTCGTCAGCATTGATGGCGACGGCGATCTGCGCATCGAGCGCGGCTATGTCCGTCCCGAGGATGAAGCGCCGGCCGAGCCGGACGCCGATGGCGACGCGCCCGAAGGTTCCGAGGACGACGGCGATGTCCAGCGCACGGTGGTCACCATCGGCGGCAACGGATCGTCGGCGAGTGCCGAGACCGCCGAGGAGGAAGATGGCATCAAGCCGCTGCCCGACCGTCTGGTCACCGAGCTCACCGCTCATCGCACGCTGGCGCTGCGCGACGCGCTGGCGAACGATCCCGACACCGCCTTCGTCGCGGTTCTTCATGCGCTCTGTCTCAACGCCTTCTATCGCTATGCGTCTGAGACCTGCCTGGAGATCGCGGCGAAGAGCGCGAGCTTCGGCACGCAGGCGCCGGGGCTCAACGACAGTGCGTCGGCCAAGGCGATCGAGGGCCGGCACGCGCAATGGGCCGGACAATTGCCGAAGGACGCCAGTGACCTCTGGAACGCGCTCATCGCCTTCGACGGCGACAGCCGCGCATCGCTGTTCGCGCACTGCGCGTCGCTTTCGGTCAACGCGGTCCATGAGCCGTGGAACCGCAACCCGCGCCGCATCGTCCATGCGGGACGGGTCGCCCGAGCCGTCGGTCTCGACATGGTCGCGGCCGGTTGGACGCCGACCGTCGACAACTATCTCGGCCGCGTCACCAAGGCACGCATCCTCGAAGCCGTGCGCGAGGCCAAGGGCGAAGCCTCGGCCCAGCTCATCGACCACCTCAAGAAGCCGGACATGGCGAAGGAGGCCGAGCGCCTGCTCGCCGGATCGGGGTGGCTGCCCGAGCCGCTTCGCCTGCCGGACGCCGAGACGGCTGTCGACGAACCGGCCACGACCGAGAATCTACCGGCGTTCCTCGATGACGACGAAGGCGCCTCCGTGGACTCCGATCCGAAAGAGCCGCAGCCGCCCGCCATCGCGGCAGAATGA
- a CDS encoding DUF6878 family protein has translation MTDTTSAPTVNPDWESWQAQARERDRLAKEVLPANKAALFDVLAAAGIVTVTVRFDGYGDSGQIEDIEACATDTIVELPPDRIEITEPLYDGSGLERSTPSVRDVIEKFAYDFLEETHGGWENNEGAYGDFTFDVESRTITLEYNERMMTSEYSQHAF, from the coding sequence ATGACCGACACCACATCGGCCCCCACTGTCAATCCGGACTGGGAATCCTGGCAGGCTCAGGCGCGAGAACGTGACCGGCTCGCCAAGGAGGTGCTTCCCGCCAACAAGGCCGCCCTCTTCGACGTGCTCGCCGCTGCCGGCATCGTCACTGTCACCGTCCGCTTCGACGGCTATGGCGATTCCGGCCAGATCGAGGATATCGAGGCCTGCGCGACCGATACCATCGTCGAACTTCCTCCCGACCGGATCGAGATCACCGAGCCGCTTTACGACGGCTCGGGACTGGAGCGATCCACCCCGTCGGTCCGCGACGTGATCGAGAAGTTCGCCTACGACTTCCTTGAGGAAACCCATGGCGGCTGGGAGAACAACGAAGGCGCCTATGGCGATTTCACCTTCGACGTCGAGAGCCGGACCATCACGCTCGAATACAACGAGCGGATGATGACGTCCGAATACTCCCAGCACGCATTCTGA
- a CDS encoding DUF6915 family protein encodes MGHCYHHALSSVNKWGGTADDYLPLHQWFDESKAITADFRHRALRHHAEGIFMLERFFGPTITISSGRVVPVRLIGEQHVREDLGFIPSFADWVRCIRPEPWMGRAQPIHRDVDPFAATA; translated from the coding sequence ATGGGACATTGCTATCATCACGCCCTCTCCTCGGTGAACAAATGGGGCGGCACGGCGGACGACTATCTGCCGCTCCATCAATGGTTCGACGAGTCGAAGGCGATCACGGCCGATTTTCGTCACCGGGCGCTGCGCCACCACGCAGAAGGCATCTTCATGCTGGAGCGCTTCTTCGGACCGACGATCACGATCTCCTCGGGCCGCGTCGTGCCGGTCCGCCTGATCGGCGAGCAGCATGTGCGCGAGGATCTCGGTTTCATCCCGAGCTTCGCCGACTGGGTCCGCTGCATTCGGCCAGAACCCTGGATGGGCCGCGCCCAGCCGATCCACCGCGACGTCGATCCCTTCGCGGCTACCGCCTGA